A genomic stretch from Ureibacillus composti includes:
- the folB gene encoding dihydroneopterin aldolase, with amino-acid sequence MDYIHLRDMQFFGYHGVLPEENVLGQRFRATVSIAVDIQKAGQTDELSNTVSYVGIYDICKEVIEGKPYKLIEAVAETIASNILSSYEGQVFGCKVEIIKPDPPIPGHYKEVAVEIVRGRFYE; translated from the coding sequence ATGGATTACATACATTTACGAGATATGCAATTTTTCGGCTATCATGGCGTATTACCGGAAGAAAATGTACTTGGCCAACGATTTCGAGCAACTGTATCAATTGCAGTAGATATACAAAAAGCTGGTCAAACTGATGAATTGAGTAACACCGTTAGTTACGTTGGGATTTACGATATATGTAAAGAAGTGATTGAAGGTAAACCTTATAAGCTTATTGAAGCAGTGGCAGAAACGATTGCTTCTAACATTTTATCATCTTATGAAGGACAAGTATTTGGGTGTAAAGTGGAAATTATTAAACCAGATCCCCCAATACCGGGACATTATAAAGAAGTAGCGGTAGAAATAGTAAGAGGTCGTTTTTATGAATAA
- the folK gene encoding 2-amino-4-hydroxy-6-hydroxymethyldihydropteridine diphosphokinase encodes MNNVYLSLGTNIGERENNLRLAVKMLQDTQNVEVLSVSSIYETAPVGYVDQPSFLNIAVHIQTPYSALEMLNISQGIENELGRVREIRWGPRIIDLDILLFNNDNIEVENLIVPHPRMFERAFVLVPLLEIAKEPLNEQLLLAKATLDSMDLIKEGITKWKTTYSVGEFIKE; translated from the coding sequence ATGAATAATGTATATTTATCCCTTGGCACAAATATTGGTGAACGTGAAAATAACTTAAGATTGGCTGTAAAGATGCTTCAAGACACTCAAAATGTAGAGGTATTGTCTGTTTCATCCATTTACGAAACAGCTCCTGTAGGATACGTAGATCAACCTTCATTTTTAAACATTGCAGTTCATATTCAAACACCTTATTCTGCACTTGAAATGTTAAATATTTCCCAAGGAATCGAAAATGAATTAGGCCGTGTACGAGAAATCAGATGGGGCCCTAGAATTATAGACCTTGACATTTTATTGTTTAATAACGACAATATTGAAGTTGAGAATTTAATTGTTCCTCACCCTAGAATGTTTGAACGTGCATTTGTATTAGTTCCATTATTAGAAATTGCTAAAGAGCCTTTGAATGAACAGCTTTTACTAGCTAAAGCAACCTTAGACAGTATGGATCTTATAAAAGAAGGCATTACTAAATGGAAAACTACTTACAGTGTGGGCGAATTCATAAAAGAATAA
- the dusB gene encoding tRNA dihydrouridine synthase DusB: MQNKPFQIGDMVMDNRVVLAPMAGVCNSAFRLTVKEFGAGLVYAEMISDKGLVQRNQKTLDMLYIDERENPLSLQIFGGDKETLVEAAQYVDKNTNADIIDINMGCPVNKIIKCEAGAKWLLDPNKIYEMVSAVVDAVDKPVSVKMRIGWDDEHIFAVENAQAAERAGAAAIAMHGRTRVQMYEGKANWDVLKEVKKHIAIPFIGNGDVETPQDAKRMLDETGVDAVMIGRAALGDPWMIYRTVQYLETGELKPEPSVREKMDVCLLHFERLMQLKGEKVAVREMRKHASWYLKGIRGNGKIRTAINQMETAEELRAVLNSVASQYEGQEFEVEAI, encoded by the coding sequence ATGCAAAATAAGCCATTCCAAATTGGCGATATGGTTATGGATAACCGTGTTGTATTAGCACCAATGGCAGGTGTTTGTAACTCAGCTTTCCGTCTTACAGTAAAAGAATTCGGGGCTGGTTTGGTATATGCGGAAATGATCAGTGATAAAGGGTTAGTTCAACGTAATCAAAAAACGTTAGATATGCTTTATATTGATGAACGTGAAAATCCACTTTCTCTACAAATCTTCGGTGGAGATAAAGAAACATTAGTAGAAGCTGCACAGTATGTTGATAAAAATACAAATGCAGATATTATAGATATCAATATGGGATGCCCTGTAAATAAAATTATCAAATGTGAAGCAGGAGCAAAATGGTTATTAGACCCAAACAAAATCTACGAGATGGTTTCTGCAGTTGTAGATGCAGTAGATAAACCGGTAAGTGTAAAGATGCGTATTGGTTGGGACGATGAACACATTTTTGCAGTTGAAAATGCACAAGCAGCAGAACGTGCAGGAGCAGCAGCGATTGCTATGCATGGTCGTACGCGTGTGCAAATGTATGAAGGTAAAGCGAATTGGGATGTTTTAAAAGAGGTTAAGAAACATATTGCAATCCCATTCATCGGAAATGGTGATGTAGAAACCCCGCAGGACGCTAAACGTATGTTAGATGAAACTGGTGTTGATGCAGTTATGATTGGACGCGCGGCACTTGGGGACCCTTGGATGATTTATCGCACTGTTCAATATTTAGAAACTGGTGAATTAAAACCAGAACCATCAGTACGTGAAAAAATGGATGTATGTTTACTTCACTTTGAGCGATTAATGCAATTAAAAGGGGAAAAGGTTGCAGTTCGTGAGATGCGCAAACATGCATCATGGTACTTAAAAGGCATACGAGGTAACGGTAAAATCCGTACTGCAATTAATCAAATGGAAACGGCAGAAGAATTACGCGCAGTACTAAACAGTGTTGCATCACAATATGAAGGACAAGAATTCGAAGTAGAAGCGATTTAA
- a CDS encoding DinB family protein, which produces MYRKLEDFVQDWEKNCAGTLSIIESITEEKKNVSIVEGHSSLEWLSWHLTTAPAYFCGLAGLNLELDLNPANTPATINEIKEAYKAVSQKVVEVAKNNLSDEKLLTNADMHGQATPIGAILRLFVDHQTHHRAQMQVLLRQAGLNVPGVMGPTKEMRSK; this is translated from the coding sequence ATGTATCGCAAATTAGAGGATTTTGTTCAAGATTGGGAAAAAAATTGTGCAGGCACTTTATCTATTATCGAATCAATTACAGAAGAGAAGAAGAATGTTTCGATTGTTGAGGGACATAGCTCACTTGAATGGCTAAGCTGGCACTTAACAACTGCTCCTGCATATTTCTGTGGTTTAGCTGGACTAAATTTAGAATTGGATTTAAACCCTGCAAATACCCCAGCAACAATTAACGAAATCAAAGAAGCTTATAAAGCTGTGAGTCAAAAAGTTGTAGAAGTTGCCAAAAATAATCTATCAGATGAAAAACTGCTTACAAATGCGGATATGCATGGACAAGCTACTCCAATTGGTGCCATTCTACGCTTGTTTGTTGATCATCAAACGCATCACCGCGCTCAAATGCAAGTACTACTTCGCCAAGCAGGCTTAAATGTACCGGGTGTAATGGGTCCAACAAAAGAAATGAGAAGTAAATAG
- the lysS gene encoding lysine--tRNA ligase: MKHVSNIEELNDQLLVRRQKMTNIRESGLDPFGNRFERTHLSSEVSEQFNEFTKEELEESPKEVVIAGRIMTKRGKGKAGFAHIQDLGGQIQIYVRKDHVGDEQYDLFNQADLGDIVGIRGNVFRTQVGELSVKAEEFTFLTKSLRPMPEKFHGLQDVEQRYRQRYLDLMTNNESKETFITRSKIIRAIRTFLDGQGFLEVETPLLHTIAGGAAARPFITHHNALDMDLYLRIAIELHLKRLIVGGLEKVYEIGRVFRNEGVSTRHNPEFTLLELYEAYADYKDIMELTENLISHVAQEVLGTTQVQYGDDVINLAPGWKRLHMVDAVKEATGVDFWKPMSKEEAQALAKEHNVEIKNVHEVGHIINEFFEQKVEETLVQPTFIYGHPVEISPLAKKNPDDERFTDRFELFIVRREHANAFTELNDPIDQRERFEAQLAEKEAGNDEAHDMDNDFIEALEYGMAPTGGLGIGIDRLIMLLTNAQSIRDVLLFPTMRHRD; this comes from the coding sequence GTGAAACACGTGTCAAACATTGAAGAATTAAACGACCAACTTTTGGTGAGACGCCAAAAGATGACGAATATTCGAGAAAGTGGTTTAGATCCATTTGGAAACCGCTTTGAACGCACTCACTTATCTTCAGAAGTTAGTGAACAATTTAATGAATTTACTAAAGAAGAATTAGAAGAGTCTCCTAAAGAAGTTGTAATCGCTGGACGAATTATGACAAAGCGTGGAAAAGGGAAAGCGGGATTTGCTCACATTCAAGACTTAGGTGGACAAATTCAAATTTATGTTCGTAAAGATCATGTTGGTGATGAACAATACGATTTATTTAACCAAGCAGACTTAGGTGACATCGTTGGTATCCGTGGTAATGTATTTCGCACTCAAGTAGGTGAGTTATCTGTAAAAGCAGAAGAATTCACATTCTTAACGAAATCGTTACGACCAATGCCAGAGAAATTCCATGGCTTACAGGATGTTGAGCAACGTTACCGTCAGCGCTACTTAGATTTAATGACGAATAATGAAAGTAAAGAAACATTCATAACTCGTTCAAAAATCATTCGTGCCATCCGTACGTTTTTAGATGGACAAGGGTTCCTTGAAGTAGAAACACCATTATTACACACAATTGCTGGTGGAGCTGCAGCTCGTCCGTTTATTACACATCATAATGCGTTAGATATGGATTTATATTTACGTATTGCGATTGAATTACATTTAAAACGTTTAATCGTGGGTGGACTTGAAAAAGTATATGAAATTGGCCGTGTATTCCGTAATGAAGGGGTATCTACTCGCCATAACCCTGAGTTTACATTATTAGAACTTTATGAAGCATATGCAGATTATAAAGATATTATGGAGCTTACTGAAAACCTTATTTCACATGTTGCACAAGAAGTATTAGGTACTACTCAAGTTCAATATGGTGATGATGTTATTAACCTTGCGCCAGGTTGGAAACGACTACACATGGTAGATGCAGTAAAAGAGGCGACGGGTGTAGACTTCTGGAAACCAATGTCGAAGGAAGAAGCACAAGCTCTTGCGAAGGAACACAATGTAGAAATTAAAAATGTACATGAAGTAGGTCACATTATTAATGAATTCTTCGAACAAAAAGTAGAAGAAACATTAGTACAGCCTACATTCATTTATGGTCACCCAGTGGAAATCTCACCACTTGCTAAGAAAAACCCAGATGATGAGCGCTTTACTGATCGCTTTGAGTTATTTATCGTACGTCGTGAGCATGCAAATGCATTTACAGAACTAAATGATCCAATTGACCAAAGAGAACGTTTTGAAGCGCAACTAGCTGAAAAAGAAGCTGGTAACGATGAAGCTCATGATATGGATAATGATTTTATTGAAGCGTTAGAATATGGTATGGCCCCAACTGGTGGTTTAGGTATTGGAATTGACCGTTTAATTATGTTATTAACAAACGCTCAATCGATCCGTGATGTATTACTATTCCCAACTATGCGTCATCGTGATTAA